The following are from one region of the Corylus avellana chromosome ca1, CavTom2PMs-1.0 genome:
- the LOC132180613 gene encoding N-acylphosphatidylethanolamine synthase isoform X1 produces the protein MGRKMEWAGRANHMGGIPRKLVFMAVGAFAKAVATLLNTTSVHNADTLIRLVQSRPPGVPLLTVSNHMSTLDDPVMWGFKGFPSSDAKLARWVLAAEDICFKNALLSYFFRIGKCIPITRGAGIYQEHMNEALDRLSDGAWLHTFPEGKVSQEDGPIRRLKWGTASLIVRAPVTPIVLPIVHHGFEEVMPEKFLGGRRPPFPLCNKNINIIVGEPIEFNLPKMRQTAISTSRNLSLSTAGWHSASPNGNGMDEGAQRRLYATVSEQIQTVMESLRSFSRSFLKSKV, from the exons ATGGGACGAAAAATGGAATGGGCAGGGCGGGCGAACCACATGGGAGGGATTCCGAGAAAGCTGGTGTTCATGGCGGTGGGTGCGTTCGCCAAGGCTGTGGCCACTCTTCTCAACACCACCTCCGTCCACAATGCGGATACCCTCATTCGCCTTGTCCAATCCCGACCGCCTGGGGTCCCCCTTCTCACTGTCAGCAATCACATGTCCAC GTTGGATGATCCGGTCATGTGGGGATTCAAGGGTTTTCCCTCGTCCGACGCAAAACTGGCTCGATGGGTACTCGCTGCCGAGGACATTTGCTTTAAGAATGCGCTGCTTTCCTATTTCTTCCGAATTG GTAAATGCATACCTATAACAAGAGGTGCTGGGATTTATCAAGAACACATGAACGAAGCGCTTGATCGCTTAAGTGATGGAGCATGG CTGCATACATTTCCAGAGGGAAAAGTGTCCCAAGAAGATGGACCTATAAGAAGATTAAAATGGGGGACTGCTAGTCTCATTGTTCGTGCCCCTGTAACCCCAATAGTTTTGCCAATTGTCCATCATGGCTTTGAAGAG GTCATGCCCGAGAAATTTTTAGGTGGTAGAAGGCCTCCTTTTCCACTATGTAATAAGAACATTAACATAATTGTTGGCGAGCCAATAGAATTTAACCTCCCCAAAATGAGGCAGACGGCTATTTCTACGTCTCGCAATTTGTCACTTTCTACTGCAGGATGGCACAGCGCTTCCCCTAATGGTAATGGAATGGATGAGGGAGCGCAGAGACGTCTTTATGCCACCGTTTCCGAGCAAATCCAAACTGTCATGGAGAGCCTAAGAAGTTTCTCTAGAAGTTTTCTGAAATCAAAGGTGTAA
- the LOC132180613 gene encoding N-acylphosphatidylethanolamine synthase isoform X3, producing MGRKMEWAGRANHMGGIPRKLVFMAVGAFAKAVATLLNTTSVHNADTLIRLVQSRPPGVPLLTVSNHMSTLDDPVMWGFKGFPSSDAKLARWVLAAEDICFKNALLSYFFRIGKCIPITRGAGIYQEHMNEALDRLSDGAWLHTFPEGKVSQEDGPIRRLKWGTASLIVRAPVTPIVLPIVHHGFEE from the exons ATGGGACGAAAAATGGAATGGGCAGGGCGGGCGAACCACATGGGAGGGATTCCGAGAAAGCTGGTGTTCATGGCGGTGGGTGCGTTCGCCAAGGCTGTGGCCACTCTTCTCAACACCACCTCCGTCCACAATGCGGATACCCTCATTCGCCTTGTCCAATCCCGACCGCCTGGGGTCCCCCTTCTCACTGTCAGCAATCACATGTCCAC GTTGGATGATCCGGTCATGTGGGGATTCAAGGGTTTTCCCTCGTCCGACGCAAAACTGGCTCGATGGGTACTCGCTGCCGAGGACATTTGCTTTAAGAATGCGCTGCTTTCCTATTTCTTCCGAATTG GTAAATGCATACCTATAACAAGAGGTGCTGGGATTTATCAAGAACACATGAACGAAGCGCTTGATCGCTTAAGTGATGGAGCATGG CTGCATACATTTCCAGAGGGAAAAGTGTCCCAAGAAGATGGACCTATAAGAAGATTAAAATGGGGGACTGCTAGTCTCATTGTTCGTGCCCCTGTAACCCCAATAGTTTTGCCAATTGTCCATCATGGCTTTGAAGAG TAA
- the LOC132180613 gene encoding N-acylphosphatidylethanolamine synthase isoform X2, which translates to MGRKMEWAGRANHMGGIPRKLVFMAVGAFAKAVATLLNTTSVHNADTLIRLVQSRPPGVPLLTVSNHMSTLDDPVMWGFKGFPSSDAKLARWVLAAEDICFKNALLSYFFRIGKCIPITRGAGIYQEHMNEALDRLSDGAWLHTFPEGKVSQEDGPIRRLKWGTASLIVRAPVTPIVLPIVHHGFEEDFHCQLASSYPSQSSTMSTNSKKKRRRRSQLTR; encoded by the exons ATGGGACGAAAAATGGAATGGGCAGGGCGGGCGAACCACATGGGAGGGATTCCGAGAAAGCTGGTGTTCATGGCGGTGGGTGCGTTCGCCAAGGCTGTGGCCACTCTTCTCAACACCACCTCCGTCCACAATGCGGATACCCTCATTCGCCTTGTCCAATCCCGACCGCCTGGGGTCCCCCTTCTCACTGTCAGCAATCACATGTCCAC GTTGGATGATCCGGTCATGTGGGGATTCAAGGGTTTTCCCTCGTCCGACGCAAAACTGGCTCGATGGGTACTCGCTGCCGAGGACATTTGCTTTAAGAATGCGCTGCTTTCCTATTTCTTCCGAATTG GTAAATGCATACCTATAACAAGAGGTGCTGGGATTTATCAAGAACACATGAACGAAGCGCTTGATCGCTTAAGTGATGGAGCATGG CTGCATACATTTCCAGAGGGAAAAGTGTCCCAAGAAGATGGACCTATAAGAAGATTAAAATGGGGGACTGCTAGTCTCATTGTTCGTGCCCCTGTAACCCCAATAGTTTTGCCAATTGTCCATCATGGCTTTGAAGAG GATTTTCATTGTCAATTGGCTTCCTCTTATCCATCCCAATCTTCTACAATGTCTACTAACTCAA aaaagaagagaagaagaagaagccaatTAACAAGATGA
- the LOC132167834 gene encoding uncharacterized protein LOC132167834 yields the protein MGNNMMEEIMDLDLNQVPLDEQPHGSELRLDSIVNELATAHERIEERIRQLEAVTARARHRQRWRQGQASPQTDSSAEAMVQHASRLHNTDDGNTAQERRVDSGKTSKTGSLFLIAKALGMDTDAKKAGSGSGGLFDCNICLEMARDPILTCCGHLFCWPCFYQLSYVDSHAKECPVCGGEVTDRSIIPVYGNGSGDSPPKSELKEIGLKVPPRPHAQRVESMRQQFRGRGVSSSVEERIHSIVDIMGERVQAQDLDRPRMMGERTNFSVNRYRTSRVLPSTETESSQRHRSLQVSRLLLQGAASFSSLSSALNTAMDSAERLVEDLEAYIHSSHTSGGHEQAPSVDNRDSFSSIYAVIQPEIQSPDTAAEINSTVSPSFSPFRTDIDAPAVNLENQTMDNAIEINLTTSPSSSRTRTDVPRVSDLENRVSHEATRRRLR from the coding sequence ATGGGCAACAATATGATGGAAGAGATAATGGATCTTGATTTGAACCAAGTACCTTTGGATGAACAACCACATGGTTCAGAACTAAGATTAGACTCTATAGTCAATGAACTGGCAACGGCCCATGAACGCATCGAAGAACGTATCAGACAGCTTGAAGCAGTCACCGCTAGAGCTAGGCACCGTCAGAGATGGAGACAAGGTCAAGCTTCCCCTCAAACAGATAGTTCTGCAGAAGCTATGGTTCAACATGCAAGTAGGCTGCATAATACAGATGATGGTAATACTGCCCAGGAAAGAAGAGTTGACAGTGGCAAAACTAGTAAAACGGGCAGTCTGTTTTTGATAGCTAAGGCATTGGGGATGGATACGGATGCTAAGAAGGCAGGAAGTGGAAGTGGGGGTCTTTTTGATTGTAATATATGCTTGGAAATGGCAAGAGATCCTATATTGACCTGTTGTGGTCACTTGTTTTGTTGGCCATGCTTCTATCAGTTGTCATATGTTGATTCCCATGCAAAGGAATGCCCGGTGTGTGGGGGAGAGGTAACTGATAGAAGCATCATTCCAGTTTATGGCAATGGAAGTGGTGACAGCCCCCCCAAGTCAGAGTTAAAAGAGATTGGATTGAAGGTTCCCCCTCGACCTCATGCTCAAAGGGTTGAGAGTATGAGGCAGCAGTTTAGGGGTCGAGGAGTATCTTCTTCTGTTGAGGAAAGAATTCACAGCATTGTCGACATCATGGGAGAGCGAGTGCAGGCACAAGATCTTGATCGTCCACGCATGATGGGTGAAAGAACTAATTTCTCAGTCAATCGATATCGAACATCCCGGGTATTGCCTAGCACGGAGACTGAGAGCAGCCAGCGGCATCGCTCCCTTCAAGTTTCAAGATTATTACTGCAAGGAgctgcttcattttcttcactttcATCTGCACTAAATACTGCGATGGATTCTGCAGAAAGATTAGTTGAGGACCTTGAAGCATATATTCATAGTAGCCATACAAGTGGAGGCCACGAACAAGCTCCAAGCGTTGATAACAGAGATTCATTCTCAAGCATTTATGCTGTTATCCAACCTGAAATCCAGAGTCCAGATACTGCTGCTGAAATCAATTCTACAGTTTCCCCTTCTTTTTCACCTTTCAGGACTGATATTGATGCTCCTGCTGTAAACTTGGAAAACCAGACCATGGATAATGCCATAGAAATTAATTTAACAACTTCTCCTTCATCATCTAGGACAAGAACTGATGTTCCTAGGGTTTCAGATTTGGAGAACAGAGTTTCGCATGAAGCCACAAGGAGAAGGTTGAGATGA